In Carya illinoinensis cultivar Pawnee chromosome 16, C.illinoinensisPawnee_v1, whole genome shotgun sequence, a single window of DNA contains:
- the LOC122298724 gene encoding formin-like protein 13 yields the protein MGVMISMTLVFIYGGLLLLFGSAFMGAHASVSYNFDQPQSNHFYPKYLKVVSRRKSTPPPPPPAGNLQHHYGVPSKNKPPYYKPKPPIFMPRPTLQPPPPPASSRLESSPLLPV from the coding sequence ATGGGTGTCATGATAAGCATGACCTTGGTGTTTATCTATGGAGGACTACTACTACTCTTTGGATCTGCTTTCATGGGTGCTCACGCCTCTGTGTCCTATAACTTTGATCAACCTCAGTCCAACCACTTCTACCCTAAATATTTGAAGGTGGTTTCCCGGAGAAAgagcacaccaccaccaccaccccctGCTGGGAATTTACAGCATCATTATGGCGTACCTTCAAAGAATAAGCCGCCATATTATAAGCCGAAGCCACCTATATTTATGCCAAGGCCAACGCTGCAGCCGCCACCACCACCAGCATCATCAAGGTTGGAATCATCGCCGCTGCTACCAGTATGA
- the LOC122298723 gene encoding F-box protein SKIP23-like, translating to MDRNSQTVSSLSCAALTQTPWLMLPSDQEDDSDDARCFFSLAENKTYKIENVFDGLPDAWCVGSSHGWMVVLDQRGNPRLFNTFCKAKVELPAFPRKMKPNVGETYFIEQLRKIFIVKAVVLFMNQYSCRVVVIYGIHSRLAFCTLEDNTWTGLGDEGYRDIICYENQLCTLADNGSIAVWDFRSPFPTKIIRPSAPVSEVDHYENFPRNKFFTQSYLVESMGGLLLVDRIVGYFVNSEGIAVDEYDLLSPDDTHPLVCPYRTKVFNIYKLDHKQETWKKVESLGDRVIFVGGNYSISFSIHDLEGCESNTIYFSDDNWKQVDVL from the coding sequence ATGGATCGTAATTCCCAAACTGTGTCTTCCTTGTCATGTGCCGCACTAACTCAAACTCCATGGCTCATGCTTCCCAGTGACCAGGAAGACGATAGTGATGATGCTCGCTGCTTCTTCAGCCTCGCAGAGAATAAGACTTACAAGATCGAGAACGTGTTCGACGGGCTTCCTGATGCTTGGTGCGTGGGCTCTTCCCACGGTTGGATGGTGGTTTTGGATCAAAGAGGAAACCCGCGTCTGTTTAATACCTTCTGTAAGGCTAAAGTCGAACTTCCTGCGTTTCCTCGTAAAATGAAACCCAACGTTGGCGAAACTTACTTTATCGAACAGTTGCGGAAGATTTTCATCGTCAAGGCTGTCGTGCTGTTCATGAACCAGTACTCTTGCAGGGTGGTGGTAATCTATGGAATCCATTCAAGGCTTGCATTCTGCACGCTCGAAGACAACACTTGGACAGGACTTGGTGACGAAGGTTACCGCGATATCATATGTTACGAGAATCAGCTTTGTACACTTGCAGACAACGGTTCGATTGCAGTATGGGATTTCCGTAGTCCTTTTCCCACGAAAATTATCAGACCTTCTGCACCAGTTTCCGAAGTTGATCACTACGAGAACTTTCCACGAAATAAGTTTTTCACTCAATCGTACTTGGTGGAATCAATGGGAGGTCTTTTACTTGTCGATCGGATCGTCGGCTACTTTGTTAATTCAGAGGGGATAGCAGTGGATGAGTACGATCTTCTTAGCCCTGACGATACGCACCCTTTGGTTTGTCCATACCGAACAAAGGTATTCAACATCTATAAGTTAGATCACAAACAGGAGACATGGAAGAAAGTGGAATCTTTAGGTGATCGAGTGATATTTGTGGGTGGGAACTACTCCATATCGTTTTCCATTCATGATCTTGAAGGATGTGAATCGAATACTATTTACTTCTCCGATGATAACTGGAAGCAGGTGGatgtgttgtga
- the LOC122298510 gene encoding RING-H2 finger protein ATL11-like: protein MTVQKLLNLSFQVVAWVVVELLVLLQMSPLAAAQNGMGLQDQQSQGSLDGLELDKRIARIMVIIVSVIFFLGFFCVYVRQCTNSVIRGRFDLATITVGRNALRSRFARGLGADTIKTFPTFLYSTVKGLKIGKGSLECAVCLNEFEDEEILRLLPKCSHAFHADCIDAWLASHSTCPVCRTNLVQEPGEIPSAVLYIPDPETESGQPEQRSDAEETHARVADSDKSTRDSEAASVNLANHTLGKNQDRSVTGSRLADIFQRSHSTGHSLVPPDEKYERFTLRLPDDVRSRLISSTLNRTNSCLPFPRERSSARGYRSASGSIGSGRNHLFYERFDRSDRWRFTFTPNFISRTGSARSPKSALDNAGERSTDRLHPDSQV from the coding sequence ATGACAGTCCAGAAGCTTTTGAACTTGAGTTTTCAAGTCGTCGCTTGGGTTGTTGTCGAATTGCTTGTTCTGTTGCAGATGTCACCGCTCGCGGCCGCACAGAACGGAATGGGACTTCAAGATCAGCAATCGCAGGGATCGCTCGACGGCCTCGAGTTAGATAAACGCATAGCCCGCATCATGGTGATTATTGTAAGCGTAATCTTCTTCCTCGGATTTTTCTGTGTCTACGTGCGCCAGTGCACTAACAGCGTCATCCGCGGCCGCTTCGACCTCGCCACCATCACCGTCGGCAGGAACGCCCTGCGCTCGCGCTTCGCTCGTGGACTCGGCGCTGACACCATCAAAACCTTCCCGACATTTTTGTACTCCACCGTTAAGGGGCTCAAGATCGGCAAGGGCTCGCTGGAATGCGCCGTGTGCTTGAACGAGTTTGAAGATGAAGAGATTCTGCGTTTGCTCCCCAAGTGCAGCCACGCCTTCCACGCCGACTGCATCGACGCCTGGTTGGCTTCTCACTCGACGTGCCCGGTTTGTCGGACCAACCTGGTTCAGGAACCCGGAGAAATCCCAAGTGCCGTTCTGTATATCCCAGATCCGGAAACCGAGTCTGGTCAACCCGAACAGAGATCCGATGCCGAGGAGACGCATGCTCGTGTTGCTGATAGTGATAAGAGTACTAGAGATTCAGAAGCTGCGAGCGTGAATTTAGCGAATCATACTCTTGGGAAAAATCAGGACCGTTCAGTCACGGGTTCCCGATTAGCCGACATATTCCAGCGATCACATTCGACCGGTCACTCGCTGGTTCCGCCGGACGAAAAGTACGAGAGGTTCACATTAAGGTTACCGGACGACGTCCGAAGTCGGCTGATAAGTTCCACCTTGAACCGTACAAACAGCTGCTTGCCTTTTCCTCGAGAACGGAGTTCCGCGAGGGGTTACCGGAGTGCCAGTGGTAGCATCGGAAGTGGGAGAAACCACCTGTTCTACGAGCGGTTCGATAGATCAGACCGGTGGAGATTTACTTTCACACCCAACTTCATTTCCCGGACTGGTTCGGCCCGGTCACCGAAGTCGGCTTTGGACAACGCCGGAGAACGCTCGACCGATCGGCTCCATCCCGATAGTCAAGTTTAG
- the LOC122298453 gene encoding uncharacterized protein LOC122298453 encodes MTIIETVMSLSHKITNMSSTTANIQHSDSSFKRWGRKYPFIRYGLPMVSLTVFGAVGLGHLLQGSNDIAKVKDDQEWEIIETRKALSRMGPVEAYKPKKISLEEELKALRGKVDINNYEYVRIPRPNDGKSG; translated from the exons ATGACAATCATTGAGACAGTGATGAGTCTTTCTCATAAAATTACTAACATGTCCTCAACCACTGCAAATATTCAGCATTCAGACTCATCGTTTAAAAGATGGGGCAGAAAATATCCATTTATCAGATATGGGCTTCCGATGGTCTCACTCACAGTGTTTGGGGCGGTTGGTCTTGGTCATCTTTTGCAAGGCAG CAATGATATTGCAAAGGTGAAGGATGATCAAGAATGGGAAATTATTGAGACAAGAAAAGCACTGTCGAGAATGGGACCCGTAGAAGcatacaaaccaaaaaaaatctcattggAGGAGGAACTAAAG GCTTTGCGAGGGAAAGTGGACATAAACAACTATGAGTACGTGAGAATTCCTAGACCGAATGATGGCAAGTCAGGCTAG
- the LOC122298725 gene encoding arp2/3 complex-activating protein rickA-like — protein sequence MGVMIRYLLMTLVFYEELLLLFGSAFMGAHASLSNYFDQPPSNHFYPKYLKVVSRKKRTPPPPAPTPNGPLRHMPKPRLKPTLQPPPPPPPAPTRNLPQQQHVPPSVPNPSPKLSPPPSTSSRLESSPLPPV from the coding sequence ATGGGTGTCATGATAAGGTATCTGCTCATGACCTTAGTGTTCTATGAAGAACTACTACTACTCTTTGGATCCGCTTTCATGGGTGCCCATGCCTCTTTGTCTAACTACTTTGATCAACCTCCATCCAACCACTTCTATCCTAAATATTTGAAGGTGGTTTCCCGGAAAAAgcgcacaccaccaccaccagccCCTACTCCGAATGGACCACTTCGTCATATGCCAAAGCCGAGACTGAAGCCGACGTTGCAGCcgccgccaccaccaccaccagccCCTACTAGGAATTTACCACAACAACAGCATGTACCTCCATCTGTACCGAATCCGAGCCCGAAGCTGTCACCACCACCATCAACATCATCAAGGTTGGAATCATCACCGCTGCCACCAGTATGA